A genomic stretch from Elusimicrobiota bacterium includes:
- a CDS encoding response regulator encodes MAKLLLVDDDLDVMTQYKAALANTGHELTIAASATEARGLLKNFIPDLAVVDIMMEDGIPGFDLAREIHQKAPDCPILMVSSLNQELKSPADMTPDEKLPIHKFLDKPLTGKILVQEIEKALASRKKK; translated from the coding sequence ATGGCGAAACTTCTTCTCGTCGACGACGACCTGGACGTGATGACCCAATACAAGGCCGCGCTCGCGAACACCGGGCACGAGCTCACCATCGCCGCCTCGGCCACAGAGGCCCGCGGCCTCCTCAAGAACTTCATCCCCGACCTCGCGGTCGTGGACATCATGATGGAGGACGGCATCCCGGGCTTCGACCTCGCCCGCGAGATCCATCAGAAGGCGCCCGACTGTCCCATCCTCATGGTCTCCAGCCTCAACCAGGAGCTCAAGAGCCCGGCGGACATGACGCCCGACGAGAAGCTCCCCATCCACAAGTTCCTCGACAAGCCGCTCACCGGGAAGATCCTCGTCCAGGAGATCGAGAAGGCCCTCGCCTCCCGCAAGAAGAAATAA
- the hydE gene encoding [FeFe] hydrogenase H-cluster radical SAM maturase HydE has product MERSRVLSWLREEDPGRLEELWARADEARRAHAGDEVHLRGLVELSNRCVRSCGYCGIRAGASVERYRLSEDEVLSCAREAVAYGYGTLVLQAGEDPSLDRADVETLVRRIKAETPLAVTLSLGERDEGDLAAWRAAGADRYLLRFETSDPELYRLVHPSLPGRPSDRIALLRVLKGLGYETGSGVMLGLPGQTFASVADDLLLFRELDLDMIGVGPYLAHPGTPLGRGVLPRDISAREQVPATELMTYKVVALARLLRPDANIPSTTALATLNRAGGREHGLRRGANVVMPNLTPVRCRPLYEIYPAKACVYETADSCHACLLQRIRSLGRVPGTGPGSRRGRAVSDSVL; this is encoded by the coding sequence ATGGAACGAAGCCGCGTCCTGAGCTGGCTGAGAGAGGAGGATCCCGGGCGCCTCGAGGAGCTCTGGGCGCGCGCCGACGAGGCGCGCCGCGCGCACGCGGGCGACGAGGTCCACCTCCGCGGACTCGTCGAGCTCTCCAATCGCTGCGTGCGCTCCTGCGGCTACTGCGGCATCCGCGCCGGCGCCTCCGTCGAGCGCTACCGCTTGAGCGAGGACGAGGTGCTCTCCTGCGCGCGAGAGGCCGTCGCCTACGGCTACGGGACGCTCGTCCTGCAGGCCGGCGAGGATCCTTCCCTGGACCGCGCCGACGTGGAGACCCTCGTGCGGCGCATCAAGGCCGAGACCCCGCTGGCCGTGACGCTCTCTCTGGGGGAGCGCGACGAGGGGGACCTCGCGGCCTGGCGCGCGGCCGGAGCGGACCGCTACCTTCTGCGCTTCGAGACCTCGGACCCCGAGCTCTACCGCCTCGTCCATCCGTCCTTGCCGGGCCGCCCGAGCGACCGCATCGCTCTGCTGCGCGTCCTCAAGGGCCTCGGCTACGAGACCGGCAGCGGCGTCATGCTCGGCCTCCCCGGACAGACCTTCGCGAGCGTCGCCGACGACCTCCTGCTCTTCCGGGAACTCGACCTCGACATGATCGGCGTCGGCCCCTACCTCGCGCACCCCGGCACCCCGCTGGGCCGCGGAGTCCTGCCGCGGGATATCTCCGCGCGCGAGCAGGTCCCGGCGACGGAGCTCATGACGTACAAGGTCGTCGCGCTGGCCCGGCTCCTGCGCCCGGACGCCAACATCCCGAGCACCACCGCGCTCGCGACGCTCAACCGCGCCGGAGGGCGAGAGCACGGCCTGCGCCGGGGCGCCAACGTGGTCATGCCCAACCTCACGCCCGTGCGCTGCCGGCCGCTCTACGAGATCTACCCCGCCAAGGCCTGCGTCTACGAGACCGCCGATTCCTGCCACGCCTGTCTGCTCCAGCGCATCCGGAGCCTCGGCCGCGTCCCCGGGACAGGCCCCGGCTCGCGCCGGGGCCGCGCGGTCTCGGACTCCGTCCTCTAG
- the hydG gene encoding [FeFe] hydrogenase H-cluster radical SAM maturase HydG, with amino-acid sequence MSIDHGRIVEELKETSKPDPARVREVLAKARELKGLDLPDVAVLMRTTDRELVHACYETARFVKREIYGNRIVYFAPLYVSNLCKNDCAYCAFRAENRGLKRKALSKDEILRETESLIEQGHKRVLLVSGEDYPEGGLQYVFDAIDAIYSVRTPKGSIRRVNVNIAPLTLPEFQRLNEHKIGTYQIFQETYHEVSYRGLHPRGPKADYRYRLETVGRAFEAGIADVGVGVLFGLYDWRYEVLALLGHVRALEKSHGLGPHTISVPRIEPAEGSALSARPPYAVTDAEFKKIIAIFRMAVPYTGIILSTRESIPMRRAALDLGVSQISAGSRTAPGGYGEGGSGAQFSLGDTRPLNEVVYDVLKMGHIPSFCTGCYRRGRVGKDFMDLAKPGLIKQHCLPNAMLTFAEYLYDFADPDLSQKGFDVIRVMLEREVVSEPLRVKVGELLRRVRNGERDLYL; translated from the coding sequence ATGAGCATCGACCACGGGCGGATCGTGGAGGAACTGAAGGAGACCTCGAAGCCGGACCCCGCGCGGGTCCGCGAGGTCCTGGCGAAGGCGCGCGAGCTCAAGGGGCTCGACCTTCCCGACGTCGCCGTCCTCATGCGCACGACCGACCGGGAGCTCGTGCACGCCTGCTACGAGACCGCGCGCTTCGTCAAGCGCGAGATCTACGGCAACCGCATCGTCTACTTCGCCCCGCTCTACGTCTCGAACCTCTGCAAGAACGACTGCGCCTACTGCGCCTTCCGCGCCGAGAACCGCGGCCTCAAGCGCAAGGCCCTGAGCAAGGACGAGATCCTGCGCGAGACCGAGTCGCTCATCGAGCAGGGGCACAAGCGCGTGCTCCTCGTCTCGGGCGAGGACTACCCGGAAGGCGGGCTCCAGTACGTCTTCGACGCGATCGACGCGATCTATTCCGTGCGCACCCCGAAGGGGAGCATCCGCCGCGTCAACGTCAACATCGCGCCCCTCACGCTCCCCGAGTTCCAGCGGCTCAACGAGCACAAGATCGGCACCTATCAGATCTTCCAGGAGACCTACCACGAGGTGAGCTACCGCGGCCTGCACCCGCGCGGGCCGAAGGCCGACTACCGGTATCGTCTGGAGACGGTGGGCCGCGCCTTCGAGGCGGGGATCGCCGACGTGGGCGTCGGCGTGCTCTTCGGGCTCTACGACTGGCGCTACGAGGTCCTCGCGCTGCTGGGTCACGTGCGCGCGCTCGAGAAGAGCCACGGCCTGGGGCCGCACACGATCTCGGTGCCGCGCATCGAGCCCGCCGAGGGCTCGGCGCTGAGCGCGCGGCCGCCCTACGCGGTCACCGACGCGGAGTTCAAGAAGATCATCGCCATCTTCCGCATGGCCGTGCCCTATACGGGGATCATCCTCAGCACGCGGGAGAGCATCCCCATGCGGCGGGCGGCGCTCGACCTGGGGGTCTCGCAGATCTCGGCGGGCTCGCGCACGGCTCCCGGCGGCTACGGGGAGGGGGGGAGCGGAGCGCAGTTCTCCCTCGGCGACACGCGGCCGCTCAACGAGGTCGTCTACGACGTGCTGAAGATGGGGCACATCCCGTCCTTCTGCACGGGCTGCTACCGTCGCGGGCGCGTGGGCAAGGACTTCATGGACCTCGCCAAGCCCGGCCTCATCAAGCAGCACTGCCTTCCCAACGCGATGCTGACCTTCGCCGAGTACCTCTACGACTTCGCCGACCCCGACCTGAGCCAGAAGGGCTTCGACGTCATCCGGGTCATGCTCGAGCGCGAGGTCGTCAGCGAGCCCCTGCGCGTGAAGGTCGGCGAGCTGCTGCGCCGCGTGCGCAACGGCGAGCGGGACCTCTACCTCTGA
- the hydF gene encoding [FeFe] hydrogenase H-cluster maturation GTPase HydF, which translates to MRETPKGDRLALGLFGRVNAGKSSLLNLIAGQDVSIVSEVPGTTTDVVEKAMELLPLGPVLLLDTAGVDDRSELAARRVERTARIFSRAHLAVLVVESGVWGEPEEEVVRACAGRKLPLVAVVNKTDLRPPEPAFLEAVRAKAAKVLTVSSVGKGGRDAFLHAFKGALIDLVPADFVQPPPLLSDLVAAGGLVVFVVPIDLEAPKGRLILPQVQSIREALDADAMCLTVKESGLKAAFASFSRRPDLVVCDSQAVRQVLDDTPPGVAATTFSILFARAKGDLVEAARGGARLRFIRPGERVLIAEGCTHHAVDGDIGRVKLPRWLREAAGGEVLVDVVSGKDFPAELGGYRAVIHCGGCTLNRREMLSRVEAARSAGTSVTNYGVAIAALQGVARRVLEPFPQARRAYEQEEGFASARADAGGRR; encoded by the coding sequence GTGAGGGAGACCCCCAAGGGCGACCGCCTCGCGCTCGGCCTCTTCGGCCGCGTCAACGCCGGGAAATCGAGCCTGCTCAACCTCATCGCCGGCCAGGACGTCTCCATCGTCTCCGAGGTCCCCGGCACGACCACCGACGTCGTCGAGAAAGCCATGGAGCTCCTGCCGCTGGGCCCCGTGCTCCTGCTCGACACCGCCGGCGTCGACGACCGCTCCGAGCTCGCCGCGCGCCGCGTCGAGCGCACGGCCCGGATCTTCTCGCGCGCCCACCTCGCCGTGCTCGTCGTCGAGAGCGGCGTCTGGGGGGAGCCCGAGGAGGAGGTCGTGCGCGCCTGCGCCGGGCGGAAGCTGCCGCTGGTCGCCGTGGTGAACAAGACCGACCTGCGGCCGCCGGAGCCCGCCTTCCTGGAGGCCGTGCGCGCGAAGGCGGCGAAGGTGCTGACGGTCTCGAGCGTCGGGAAGGGCGGCCGCGACGCCTTCCTGCACGCTTTCAAGGGGGCGCTCATCGACCTCGTCCCGGCCGACTTCGTCCAGCCGCCGCCTCTGCTCTCCGACCTCGTCGCCGCGGGCGGCCTCGTCGTCTTCGTCGTCCCCATCGACCTCGAGGCGCCCAAGGGACGGCTCATCCTTCCCCAGGTGCAGAGCATCCGCGAGGCGCTCGACGCCGACGCGATGTGCCTGACCGTCAAGGAGAGCGGCCTGAAGGCCGCCTTCGCCTCCTTCTCGCGCCGGCCGGACCTCGTGGTCTGCGACTCGCAGGCGGTGCGCCAGGTCCTCGACGACACCCCTCCCGGGGTCGCCGCCACGACCTTCTCCATCCTCTTCGCGCGGGCGAAGGGCGACCTCGTCGAGGCCGCCCGCGGCGGCGCGCGCCTGCGCTTCATCCGGCCGGGCGAGCGCGTGCTCATCGCCGAGGGCTGCACGCACCACGCCGTCGACGGCGACATCGGCCGCGTGAAGCTCCCGCGCTGGCTGCGCGAGGCGGCGGGCGGAGAGGTCCTCGTCGACGTCGTCAGCGGGAAGGACTTCCCCGCGGAGCTGGGCGGCTATCGGGCGGTCATCCACTGCGGCGGCTGCACCTTGAACCGCCGGGAGATGCTCTCCCGCGTGGAGGCCGCGCGCAGCGCGGGGACGAGCGTCACGAACTACGGAGTGGCCATCGCGGCGCTCCAGGGCGTCGCGCGCCGGGTGCTGGAGCCGTTCCCGCAGGCGCGGCGGGCGTACGAGCAGGAAGAGGGGTTCGCGTCGGCTCGGGCGGACGCGGGAGGCCGGAGATGA
- a CDS encoding response regulator, whose translation MARVLVIDDDQDIAKATAMMLEAGGHKAEIELNEKKAVERVGQVKPDVVVLDVMFPGNDTAGFELARDIHSKYEKLPIVMVTSVNEHGKLGFSGADVDPSWLPVSEFIEKPVKKERLLELVRKFTAK comes from the coding sequence ATGGCGCGAGTACTCGTCATTGACGACGATCAGGACATCGCAAAGGCCACGGCGATGATGCTCGAGGCGGGCGGCCACAAGGCCGAGATCGAGCTCAACGAGAAGAAAGCCGTCGAGCGCGTCGGGCAGGTGAAGCCCGACGTCGTCGTGCTCGACGTGATGTTCCCCGGCAACGACACCGCCGGCTTCGAGCTGGCGCGGGACATCCATTCGAAGTACGAGAAGCTTCCGATCGTCATGGTCACCTCGGTCAACGAGCACGGGAAGCTCGGCTTCAGCGGCGCGGACGTCGACCCGTCCTGGCTCCCGGTCAGCGAGTTCATCGAGAAGCCGGTCAAGAAGGAGCGCCTGCTCGAGCTGGTCCGAAAGTTCACCGCGAAGTAG
- a CDS encoding hybrid sensor histidine kinase/response regulator produces MTSERLKVLVVDDEAVLCTGVRRILEPLKIEVKDAGVEATFEVKTVGNGAECLKALEADRPDVLVLDYKLPDMTGLDILHRATPAQKDILVIMATAYASLETAVRATKLGAYDFLAKPFTPDELRYALRKATTHVVLSRKARVLEAEKRKIRFEFISVLSHELKAPLNAVEGYMEILKERTKGDELFMVERSLTRLSGMKKLIYDLLDMTRIESGHKKRDLKTVDLAEVVKNAMEAVEREAQGRGIVLHLDAGPGTALIADASELEIVANNLVSNAVKYNRDGGRVDIVLKRSGDALTFSVRDTGIGLSPEDAAKLFKEFTRIRNEHTARILGSGLGLSTVRKLARMYGGDATVESRPGEGSTFTVILKDAPAESTAETAARGDAHGASTRH; encoded by the coding sequence GTGACGAGCGAGCGGCTGAAGGTCCTGGTGGTCGACGACGAGGCGGTGCTCTGCACCGGCGTTCGGCGCATCCTCGAGCCCCTGAAGATCGAGGTGAAGGATGCCGGCGTCGAGGCGACCTTCGAGGTGAAGACCGTCGGCAACGGGGCGGAGTGCCTCAAGGCGCTGGAGGCCGACCGCCCCGACGTGCTCGTGCTCGACTACAAGCTCCCCGACATGACCGGGCTCGACATCCTTCACCGCGCGACGCCGGCGCAGAAGGACATCCTCGTCATCATGGCGACCGCCTACGCGTCGCTGGAGACCGCGGTGCGCGCCACGAAGCTCGGCGCCTACGACTTCCTCGCCAAGCCCTTCACGCCCGACGAGCTGCGCTACGCCCTGCGCAAGGCGACGACGCACGTCGTCCTGAGCCGCAAGGCCCGGGTGCTCGAGGCCGAGAAGCGCAAGATCCGCTTCGAGTTCATCTCCGTGCTCTCCCACGAGCTCAAGGCTCCGCTCAACGCGGTCGAAGGCTACATGGAGATCCTCAAGGAGCGCACGAAGGGCGACGAGCTCTTCATGGTCGAGCGCAGCCTCACGCGGCTCTCCGGGATGAAGAAGCTCATCTACGACCTGCTCGACATGACCCGCATCGAGTCGGGCCACAAGAAGCGCGACCTCAAGACCGTCGACCTCGCCGAGGTCGTGAAGAACGCGATGGAGGCCGTCGAGCGCGAGGCGCAGGGGCGCGGCATCGTCCTCCACCTCGACGCCGGCCCCGGGACGGCGCTCATCGCCGACGCGAGCGAGCTGGAGATCGTCGCCAACAACCTCGTCTCCAACGCCGTCAAGTACAACCGCGACGGCGGGCGCGTCGACATCGTCCTCAAGCGCTCGGGCGACGCGCTGACCTTCTCCGTGCGCGACACCGGCATCGGGCTCTCGCCGGAGGACGCCGCGAAGCTCTTCAAGGAGTTCACGCGGATCCGCAACGAGCACACCGCCCGCATCCTCGGCAGCGGTCTCGGCTTATCCACGGTGCGAAAACTCGCTAGAATGTACGGAGGCGACGCGACCGTGGAGAGCCGTCCCGGCGAGGGCAGCACCTTCACCGTCATCTTGAAAGACGCTCCGGCCGAAAGCACGGCCGAAACCGCCGCACGGGGGGACGCTCATGGCGCGAGTACTCGTCATTGA
- a CDS encoding response regulator — protein sequence MSDKKARILLIDDDVDFLAQQRIRFEAAGYEVHAAEGPDKGRAMILEVDPDLVLVDLMMGQMDAGIVLAHEFKKARPERPVILVTGVTRETGLVFDVAGPDEKAWLKVDKVLAKPVRFEQLRREVEMLLARKRQAKS from the coding sequence ATGAGCGACAAGAAGGCGCGCATCCTCCTCATCGACGACGACGTGGACTTCCTCGCCCAGCAGCGCATCCGCTTCGAGGCGGCCGGCTACGAGGTGCACGCGGCCGAGGGGCCGGACAAAGGCCGGGCGATGATCCTCGAGGTCGACCCCGACCTCGTGCTCGTGGACCTCATGATGGGGCAGATGGACGCGGGGATCGTGCTCGCGCACGAGTTCAAGAAGGCGCGCCCCGAGCGCCCCGTCATCCTCGTCACCGGCGTCACCCGGGAGACGGGCCTCGTCTTCGACGTCGCGGGGCCCGACGAGAAGGCCTGGCTCAAGGTGGACAAGGTGCTGGCCAAGCCGGTGCGCTTCGAGCAGCTCCGGCGCGAGGTCGAGATGCTGCTCGCGCGCAAGCGGCAGGCGAAGTCGTGA